A window of the bacterium genome harbors these coding sequences:
- a CDS encoding discoidin domain-containing protein — MRNLKFFLLSFLAIIALSQGLNEPFDYFAFPTTVVGTKDCKAAFEITPEGYLFSGRAEMAFLWGEKMEPLEKRVKTLYKGWLPIVQYSLLKGDFSLSFEFFADNPFIEEDNPVAFVDLRIKNTGEKEKSDIFWIGIRFSGVGHRIPKIDFSPNFQYEYKDGLVFRDGKLLCILPPADIVKRMEAKRESDFALLLGYIIKLPPQKEKRFNFEMLLFPAPPERLDDFKIEIDKARKRVVAFWENLLRKGAWLEVPEKKVVDTYRANLVYLFIAREKSGEDYIQKVNKFQYDAFWLRDGAFEVRALDAWGFPFEAERSAIYFLKYQRPDGLFISQEGQLDGWGQALWTFGQHFRLTGDKIFARKVYPAVRKAMNWLIQTREETKKQGGLGRGLLPATHPHDNENVYGHIIGNDFWAYQGVLEAINMARELGENEDAELFAREAEDYKKSILENLEQATKTTNGYIPPSLEGRGFDWGNLKSVYPCRVLSPWDPKVTATIKKVREQNFNEGLMTYANRDNLHGYIGIDIPQTELIRGEKEKVLDAFYSLLLHTTSTNAGFEMCSASSRDFGGNLTPHGCFAGKFLDLLRNMLVREENNELHLFSCLPQAWIKEGEWISFLNAPTNFGFVSLSMKILPDGAELWIRSSWRKPPEKIVIHAPVGYRFPQGESIEVPPDTKWIKLIWKKEKNVSLDYEKKVREYLEYRKKEEERKERELREKIEKAKAKDKGNLALGKKVSASSYEPNSFPLNAVDGDDSTYWGASPFPQWLLVDLGKVEKISRILLKTFWDGQRFYHYEIEVSEDGEKWVKVGEKKDDKVATSEGEVYEFPSLNARFVRVNMLYNSANIGVHIVELKIYK, encoded by the coding sequence ATGAGAAACTTAAAGTTCTTTCTCCTATCATTCCTTGCTATCATCGCCCTTTCTCAAGGGCTAAATGAACCGTTTGATTATTTCGCCTTCCCCACTACCGTTGTGGGGACGAAGGACTGCAAAGCTGCATTTGAGATAACCCCAGAGGGCTATCTTTTCTCCGGGCGCGCCGAGATGGCTTTCCTCTGGGGAGAGAAAATGGAACCGCTTGAGAAAAGGGTCAAGACCCTTTATAAGGGTTGGCTTCCCATCGTTCAGTATTCGCTCTTGAAGGGAGATTTCTCACTCTCGTTTGAATTCTTTGCTGATAACCCTTTTATCGAGGAGGATAACCCCGTTGCGTTCGTTGATTTGAGGATAAAGAACACAGGAGAAAAGGAAAAATCGGATATTTTCTGGATTGGGATAAGATTCTCGGGAGTGGGGCATAGGATACCCAAAATAGATTTCTCGCCAAATTTCCAATACGAATATAAAGATGGACTCGTCTTCCGTGACGGGAAGCTCCTCTGCATTTTGCCTCCCGCAGATATAGTGAAAAGGATGGAAGCCAAAAGGGAAAGCGATTTCGCCCTCCTTCTTGGCTACATCATCAAGCTCCCACCCCAAAAAGAGAAAAGGTTCAATTTTGAGATGCTTCTTTTCCCCGCTCCACCCGAAAGACTTGACGATTTCAAGATTGAAATTGATAAGGCAAGGAAAAGGGTGGTGGCTTTTTGGGAGAATCTGTTAAGGAAAGGGGCTTGGCTTGAGGTTCCAGAGAAGAAAGTGGTGGATACTTATCGGGCGAATCTCGTCTATCTCTTCATAGCGAGGGAGAAGAGTGGCGAAGATTATATTCAGAAAGTGAACAAATTCCAATACGATGCATTTTGGTTGAGAGATGGAGCTTTTGAAGTGAGAGCTCTCGATGCGTGGGGATTTCCTTTTGAGGCAGAGAGGTCTGCTATTTACTTTCTTAAATATCAACGACCGGATGGGTTGTTTATTTCCCAAGAGGGGCAGCTTGACGGTTGGGGACAGGCGCTTTGGACATTCGGTCAGCATTTTCGCCTAACGGGAGATAAAATCTTCGCCAGGAAGGTTTATCCCGCGGTGAGAAAAGCGATGAATTGGCTGATTCAAACTCGGGAGGAAACAAAGAAACAGGGAGGGTTGGGAAGGGGACTTCTCCCCGCTACCCATCCCCACGATAACGAAAACGTCTATGGGCATATCATCGGAAACGATTTCTGGGCTTATCAGGGAGTTTTAGAAGCGATAAATATGGCGAGGGAACTTGGAGAAAACGAAGATGCAGAACTTTTCGCCAGGGAGGCGGAGGATTATAAGAAGAGCATCTTAGAGAATTTAGAGCAAGCAACGAAAACGACAAACGGGTATATCCCGCCTTCCTTGGAAGGCAGAGGTTTTGATTGGGGAAATTTGAAATCCGTATATCCCTGCAGGGTTCTTTCACCCTGGGACCCCAAAGTGACCGCAACAATTAAGAAAGTAAGGGAACAGAATTTCAACGAGGGCTTGATGACTTATGCTAATAGAGATAACCTCCATGGCTATATAGGGATAGATATTCCCCAGACCGAGCTTATAAGGGGGGAAAAGGAAAAGGTCTTGGATGCCTTTTATTCCCTTCTCCTTCACACGACCTCAACCAACGCGGGTTTTGAGATGTGTTCAGCGAGTTCCAGGGATTTCGGCGGAAATCTCACGCCTCACGGATGTTTTGCTGGGAAGTTCTTGGACCTCTTGAGAAATATGCTCGTAAGGGAGGAGAATAACGAACTTCATCTCTTCTCATGCCTTCCTCAAGCCTGGATTAAGGAAGGAGAATGGATTTCCTTCTTAAACGCACCCACAAACTTCGGTTTCGTTTCCCTCTCAATGAAGATTTTACCCGATGGCGCTGAACTCTGGATTCGCTCAAGTTGGAGGAAGCCACCGGAAAAGATTGTCATTCACGCTCCAGTTGGCTATCGCTTTCCCCAAGGGGAAAGCATAGAGGTCCCACCTGATACGAAATGGATAAAATTGATTTGGAAAAAGGAGAAAAACGTTAGTTTGGACTATGAGAAAAAGGTAAGGGAGTATCTTGAATACAGAAAGAAGGAAGAGGAAAGAAAGGAAAGGGAATTGAGGGAGAAAATTGAAAAAGCAAAAGCGAAAGACAAGGGGAACCTGGCTTTGGGGAAGAAAGTCTCCGCTTCATCCTATGAACCCAATTCTTTTCCCTTAAACGCGGTTGATGGAGATGATTCCACTTATTGGGGAGCTTCTCCTTTTCCTCAATGGCTCTTAGTTGACCTTGGAAAGGTGGAGAAAATATCAAGGATTTTGCTGAAAACATTTTGGGATGGGCAAAGATTCTACCATTACGAGATAGAGGTATCGGAGGATGGGGAGAAATGGGTAAAGGTTGGTGAGAAGAAAGACGATAAAGTGGCAACTTCAGAAGGAGAAGTTTACGAATTTCCTTCCCTTAATGCGAGATTCGTTAGGGTGAATATGCTTTACAATTCCGCAAATATCGGTGTTCATATAGTGGAATTGAAGATATATAAATAA